Proteins encoded by one window of Xylella fastidiosa:
- a CDS encoding replicative DNA helicase → MSARPGFHSNYQREPGDREALRVDPLRVPPHSVEAEQAVLGGLMLAPDALDKINDRLTENDFYRRDHRMIYRAICDLSRKMRPFDVVTLGEWFESQGMLEVVDHGAYLIELASTTPSAANIVAYAEIVRDKAVLRQLIEVGTKIVNDGFQPEGRESIDLLAEAEKSVFGIAETGARGRIDFVAMPGALKDAFEQLRDRFENGSNVTGLPTGYNDFDAMSAGLQPTDLIVLAARPAMGKTTFALNIAEYVAIKSKKTVAVFSMEMSAAQLAMRLISSNGRINAQRLRTGQLEDEDWARVTGAIKMLKETKIFIDDTPGVSPEVLRSKCRRLKREHDLGLVVVDYLQLMSVPGNSENRATEISEISRSLKGLAKELNVPVIALSQLNRSLETRTDKHPVMADLRESGAIEQDADMIVFIYRDEYYNKDSPDKGLAEIIIGKHRSGPTGSCKLKFFGEYTRFDNLAHDSIGTFE, encoded by the coding sequence ATGTCTGCTCGTCCCGGCTTCCATTCCAATTATCAACGCGAGCCTGGCGATCGTGAAGCGCTGCGTGTTGATCCGTTGCGCGTCCCTCCTCATTCTGTTGAGGCTGAGCAGGCCGTATTGGGGGGGCTGATGTTGGCGCCCGATGCGTTGGATAAGATCAATGATCGGTTAACGGAGAACGATTTTTACCGTCGTGATCACCGCATGATTTACCGTGCGATCTGCGATTTGTCTAGGAAGATGCGACCATTCGATGTCGTCACTCTAGGAGAATGGTTTGAGTCGCAGGGGATGCTGGAGGTTGTTGATCATGGTGCTTATTTGATTGAGCTGGCGAGTACCACGCCCTCGGCCGCCAATATCGTTGCCTATGCTGAAATCGTGCGCGATAAGGCAGTACTGCGTCAGTTGATTGAGGTTGGAACCAAGATCGTTAACGATGGATTCCAACCAGAGGGCCGCGAAAGTATTGATTTGCTTGCTGAGGCTGAAAAGTCGGTGTTCGGAATTGCCGAGACTGGTGCGCGTGGTCGCATTGATTTTGTGGCAATGCCTGGTGCGTTGAAGGATGCTTTTGAGCAGCTGCGTGATCGTTTTGAGAACGGTAGTAATGTGACCGGGCTTCCAACCGGATATAACGATTTTGACGCGATGAGCGCAGGTTTACAGCCGACTGATTTGATCGTCTTGGCTGCGCGTCCGGCAATGGGGAAAACAACCTTTGCGTTGAATATCGCTGAGTATGTTGCGATTAAATCGAAAAAGACGGTGGCTGTATTTTCAATGGAAATGTCTGCTGCACAGTTGGCGATGCGCTTGATTTCTTCTAATGGTCGTATCAATGCGCAGCGTCTGCGTACGGGTCAGCTTGAGGACGAAGATTGGGCACGTGTGACTGGAGCAATCAAGATGTTGAAGGAGACTAAAATTTTTATTGATGATACCCCTGGTGTGTCGCCAGAGGTATTGCGCTCCAAGTGCCGTCGTTTGAAGCGTGAGCATGATCTTGGTCTAGTGGTGGTCGATTATCTGCAGTTGATGTCTGTCCCTGGGAACAGTGAGAACCGTGCTACCGAGATCTCGGAAATTTCGCGCTCTCTCAAGGGGTTGGCTAAGGAGTTGAATGTTCCAGTGATTGCATTGTCACAGTTGAACCGTTCTTTGGAGACGCGCACTGACAAGCATCCCGTCATGGCTGATCTGCGTGAATCTGGTGCGATTGAGCAGGATGCAGACATGATCGTTTTTATCTACCGGGATGAGTATTACAACAAAGATTCTCCGGATAAGGGTTTGGCGGAAATCATCATCGGTAAGCATCGCAGCGGCCCGACAGGTTCGTGCAAGTTGAAGTTCTTTGGCGAATACACCCGTTTCGATAATCTGGCCCACGACTCAATTGGCACATTTGAGTAG
- a CDS encoding OmpA family protein — protein sequence MMRAALKPMCTVLAVALVLSGCATGGSYVQRDQSGNSTEQRNRTGRDAAIGAAIGAAAGLLTGKNATKRRQRAMIAAGIGALGGAAIGNYQDRQERALRERTANTGIDVKRDGDNITLNLPDGITFDFGKSMLKPQFYGALKNVASTLREYNQTMIEVVGYTDSIGSDVVNQRLSEDRAGAVASYLAAQGVQRERMEISGMGKRYPIADNSTEAGRSKNRRVEIHLIPFSAENSGATGMH from the coding sequence ATGATGCGAGCGGCCCTTAAGCCTATGTGTACAGTTCTGGCGGTGGCGCTGGTGCTGTCCGGTTGTGCTACAGGTGGATCTTATGTGCAGCGTGACCAGTCTGGTAATTCCACAGAGCAGCGAAACCGGACCGGGCGGGATGCGGCCATTGGTGCGGCCATTGGCGCTGCTGCGGGTTTGTTGACTGGTAAAAATGCCACCAAGCGGAGACAGCGCGCGATGATTGCTGCTGGTATCGGTGCACTTGGCGGGGCAGCGATTGGTAATTACCAGGATCGTCAAGAACGCGCTTTGCGTGAGCGCACGGCCAATACTGGCATTGATGTCAAGCGTGACGGTGACAATATCACTCTCAATTTGCCGGACGGTATTACTTTCGATTTTGGTAAGTCGATGCTCAAGCCGCAATTTTATGGCGCACTTAAAAATGTCGCTTCGACGTTGCGCGAGTATAACCAGACGATGATTGAGGTGGTTGGTTATACCGATAGTATTGGCAGTGATGTGGTGAATCAGCGCTTGTCTGAGGATCGTGCTGGTGCGGTTGCTAGTTATTTAGCGGCACAAGGTGTGCAGCGTGAACGTATGGAAATCTCGGGGATGGGAAAACGTTACCCGATTGCCGATAACAGTACAGAAGCTGGGCGTAGTAAGAACCGGCGTGTTGAAATACATTTGATTCCATTCAGTGCTGAAAATAGCGGTGCCACAGGCATGCATTGA
- a CDS encoding ribokinase has protein sequence MHSVVVVGSFSIDHVWRCDTLPTPGATIAGRYSRGPGGKGFNQAVAACRAGARTYFICALGNDTDGNMARDIATKDGFTLIGESSTEPTGTGGIYVDSHGHNTIVTGAGANAVLSTHFITEQRALITSAWIVLAQLESPIETLETALSMAREAGRLTILNAAPANATATINLLKLADVLTLNETEFVALLSRHVGERISPDNVATTDGNTLHALCNKLLSGSTVVITLGSAGVFVSHSEENLRGDTQPYYRVAAEQAHTVDTTGAGDAFNGALAASLARQPNTAFIQHIRLANSYAARSTETEGGAVSMPILTTTQD, from the coding sequence ATGCATTCAGTCGTCGTCGTCGGCTCCTTCAGTATTGATCATGTTTGGCGCTGCGACACATTGCCCACACCTGGTGCAACAATTGCCGGCCGCTATAGCCGTGGTCCAGGAGGCAAAGGCTTCAACCAAGCCGTGGCGGCTTGCCGCGCTGGTGCGCGCACCTATTTCATATGCGCACTCGGCAATGACACCGACGGCAATATGGCACGCGACATCGCCACAAAAGACGGCTTCACACTGATCGGCGAATCCAGCACCGAACCCACTGGCACCGGAGGGATCTATGTCGACAGCCACGGCCATAACACTATCGTCACTGGCGCTGGTGCCAACGCAGTACTGAGCACCCACTTCATCACAGAACAACGCGCCCTAATTACCTCAGCATGGATCGTCTTGGCACAACTGGAATCACCGATAGAAACACTCGAAACGGCGCTCAGCATGGCGCGCGAAGCTGGCCGCTTGACCATACTCAATGCTGCCCCCGCCAATGCAACCGCCACGATCAACCTACTCAAATTGGCCGACGTGCTCACACTGAACGAAACGGAATTCGTCGCCTTGCTCAGCCGTCACGTCGGTGAAAGGATCAGTCCCGACAACGTCGCCACCACCGATGGCAACACACTACACGCCTTATGCAACAAACTACTGTCCGGCAGTACGGTTGTCATTACATTAGGCTCGGCTGGCGTATTCGTTTCACACTCGGAAGAAAACCTGCGTGGTGACACCCAGCCCTACTATCGTGTGGCCGCCGAACAGGCCCACACCGTAGACACCACCGGAGCTGGCGACGCATTTAATGGTGCTTTGGCAGCATCCCTGGCACGGCAACCAAACACAGCGTTTATCCAGCACATACGCCTCGCCAATAGCTATGCAGCGCGCTCGACCGAAACAGAAGGTGGAGCCGTATCAATGCCAATATTAACGACTACCCAAGACTAA
- a CDS encoding lipase family protein has protein sequence MYGSQRKPVLLILSYFIFICALFPCVAAAWPSRGMVINRKIIGSYTQRQIAALLTDEPPSEQPKCNVRVVEMTYTTVGVVGEATRASGVVLVPDGPQCPGPYPVLGWGRDGQTFRRSEQAKSIISAKGDDPLVTRLASQGYVVVGTDYLGLGGSNYPYHPYLHANSEASALIDALRASRTVLQHLNTPLSNKLMLSGFSQGGHTAMATQREIEAHLSNEFRLVASAPISGPYALSQTFLDTWTGRNEVGENNFAIILGTYAIVGMQRTYRNIYSDPSQVFQDPWANQVEALFPGEKGRREVFDYLPDVKQIKQYLQPGFYSDFPKNRKNPFFVDLVRNDLLNWAPRTPTLLCGSDNDTVVPFLKNTNLAIASFKKRGSRQVSVVDIGTGNREDNSAGEHFFTEDPCILKVRQQLLDKQR, from the coding sequence ATGTATGGTTCTCAACGAAAACCGGTGCTTCTTATCCTGAGTTACTTTATTTTTATCTGTGCTCTGTTCCCCTGTGTTGCAGCTGCTTGGCCTTCACGTGGGATGGTGATTAACAGAAAAATTATTGGTAGCTATACGCAGCGTCAGATTGCTGCTCTGCTTACTGATGAGCCGCCATCCGAGCAACCCAAATGCAACGTTCGAGTGGTTGAAATGACGTATACAACGGTTGGTGTGGTTGGTGAAGCGACCAGGGCATCTGGGGTAGTGCTTGTTCCAGACGGGCCACAGTGTCCAGGACCTTATCCTGTGCTTGGTTGGGGCCGTGATGGACAGACATTCCGCCGCTCTGAACAGGCCAAGAGCATTATTTCTGCCAAGGGCGATGATCCGTTGGTCACGCGTTTAGCGAGCCAAGGTTACGTGGTTGTCGGCACCGATTATCTTGGATTGGGTGGATCTAATTACCCGTATCATCCATATCTGCATGCGAATTCAGAAGCCTCTGCGCTGATTGATGCCTTACGTGCATCTCGTACTGTATTACAGCATTTGAATACGCCATTATCGAACAAGCTGATGTTGTCTGGCTTTTCGCAAGGTGGTCATACTGCAATGGCGACCCAGCGTGAAATTGAAGCGCATCTGTCAAATGAATTCAGGCTTGTTGCCAGCGCGCCCATCTCTGGTCCTTACGCACTCAGTCAAACGTTTCTTGACACTTGGACTGGTCGGAACGAAGTTGGTGAAAACAATTTCGCTATCATTTTAGGCACTTATGCGATCGTTGGGATGCAGCGTACTTACCGAAACATCTACTCTGATCCTAGTCAGGTTTTCCAGGATCCTTGGGCTAACCAGGTTGAGGCATTGTTCCCTGGTGAAAAAGGTAGGCGTGAAGTTTTCGATTATTTGCCCGATGTCAAGCAGATAAAACAGTATTTGCAACCTGGATTCTATAGCGACTTTCCAAAGAATCGGAAGAATCCATTCTTTGTAGATCTAGTACGCAATGATCTGCTGAATTGGGCACCACGTACTCCAACACTGCTGTGTGGTTCTGACAACGATACCGTTGTGCCTTTTTTGAAGAACACTAATTTGGCGATAGCATCATTCAAGAAGCGTGGTAGCCGTCAAGTGTCTGTGGTTGATATTGGCACTGGTAATCGTGAAGACAATAGTGCGGGGGAGCATTTTTTCACTGAGGACCCTTGTATTCTTAAGGTTCGCCAGCAGTTGCTGGATAAGCAACGTTAG